In a genomic window of Gossypium arboreum isolate Shixiya-1 chromosome 7, ASM2569848v2, whole genome shotgun sequence:
- the LOC108461771 gene encoding protein PLASTID MOVEMENT IMPAIRED 1-RELATED 2-like, translating into MDKMNSNDGDVDSDNGQLLRDIEEISNALYLHKPSSQALIPLSNFRSKSVGRTRVSESEKDKKSSSFWDWKKPLRALTHIRHHQFHICFFLHVLSIEGLPAYLNGFSLCVHWKRKDELLSTRAVRVVDGIAEFEETLMHKCCVYGSKSGSHNSAKYEVKLSLIYASVVETPGHDIGEHWIDLTRLLPLSLEDLEGEKGSSRWTTSFKLSGKAKGATLNVSFSFLNLTENGSSAMGDSGVHRILQHGGTVLSNVNQRSLSPLSLDVKFGTEMLPNLGLEFSRSISILYQKLNEESLHGSSGLDKLSEQVEPLKPDSESAKYIDEYKNEFFAIEQGEKWCLKDPTSIEQSAIQTIDGSFIETIDVDEILKDCDTDIDEVVDPVLNTSCSSCMLEVVVDDCVREKSNICSNPMTVRELESVFHDKLVTESSVSEPPSALNEFIENEKFMERKSHYEASELTNKSPSLDDIADTVANDFLKMLEIEHDPFSFNSDSALESPRERLLREFENEALASGDFILDIGAAGEEEEFDSTIPGLCCGDSSEDFTFLSVVLPSKEQKMESLSLKDRRTVEMVEDLETEALMHEWSLDETLFQSSPHVRSDGFGSPIVLSPE; encoded by the coding sequence ATGGACAAAATGAACTCCAATGATGGCGATGTTGATTCTGATAATGGTCAGTTGTTGCGTGACATTGAGGAAATAAGCAATGCCCTTTACTTGCATAAACCCTCATCACAAGCTTTGATTCCTCTATCCAATTTTAGATCTAAATCTGTTGGAAGAACCCGAGTTTCAGAATCTGAAAAGGATAAGAAATCATCATCATTTTGGGATTGGAAGAAGCCTTTGAGGGCATTAACTCATATTAGGCATCATCAGTTTCATATTTGTTTCTTTCTCCATGTGCTTTCTATTGAAGGCTTGCCTGCTTATTTAAATGGCTTTAGCTTGTGTGTGCATTGGAAGAGGAAGGATGAGTTATTGTCAACTCGTGCGGTGAGGGTTGTTGATGGAATTGCTGAATTTGAAGAAACTTTGATGCATAAATGTTGTGTGTATGGTAGTAAAAGTGGGTCTCATAATTCTGCAAAGTATGAGGTCAAGCTTTCCTTAATCTATGCTTCTGTTGTTGAGACTCCGGGGCATGATATAGGCGAGCATTGGATTGATCTCACAAGATTATTGCCGCTTTCGTTGGAGGATTTAGAAGGGGAGAAAGGATCGAGTAGGTGGACAACAAGCTTTAAACTTTCTGGCAAGGCTAAGGGTGCTACACTAAATGTCAGTTTTAGTTTTTTAAATCTTACAGAGAACGGTTCTAGTGCAATGGGAGATAGCGGAGTTCATAGGATACTTCAGCATGGTGGTACTGTTCTAAGTAATGTAAACCAAAGGTCTCTATCACCTCTGTCTCTTGATGTGAAGTTTGGTACTGAAATGTTGCCAAATTTAGGGCTGGAATTTTCTAGATCGATAAGTATTTTATATCAGAAACTTAATGAAGAGAGCTTACATGGTTCTTCAGGCTTAGATAAATTGTCTGAACAAGTGGAGCCACTCAAACCCGATTCTGAGTCTGCTAAATATATAGATGAGTATAAAAATGAGTTTTTTGCTATTGAGCAGGGTGAAAAATGGTGTCTGAAAGATCCAACTTCAATTGAACAAAGTGCTATTCAGACTATTGATGGCTCTTTCATTGAAACTATCGATGTGGATGAGATCCTTAAAGATTGTGACACAGACATTGATGAGGTGGTGGATCCTGTTTTAAATACATCCTGCTCCAGTTGTATGCTGGAGGTTGTGGTAGACGATTGTGTACGAGAAAAGAGTAATATATGTTCCAACCCAATGACTGTGCGAGAGCTGGAGTCGGTTTTTCATGACAAATTGGTTACAGAATCATCAGTATCGGAACCTCCATCTGCTTTGAATGAGTTTATTGAGAATGAAAAGTTTATGGAACGTAAATCACATTATGAGGCTAGTGAACTGACAAATAAATCGCCAAGCTTGGACGACATTGCTGACACTGTGGCTAATGATTTCTTAAAGATGCTGGAAATTGAACATGATCCATTTAGCTTCAATTCTGACAGTGCTCTTGAATCTCCTAGAGAGCGTCTGTTGAGAGAGTTTGAAAATGAAGCCCTAGCTTCCGGTGATTTCATCCTAGATATTGGCGCAGCAGGGGAAGAGGAGGAATTTGATTCCACCATTCCTGGTCTTTGCTGTGGAGATAGTTCTGAAGATTTTACTTTCTTGTCTGTTGTTCTGCCCAGCAAGGAGCAGAAGATGGAAAGTTTGTCACTGAAAGACAGAAGGACGGTTGAAATGGTTGAAGACTTGGAGACTGAAGCTTTAATGCATGAGTGGAGCTTAGATGAGACACTGTTTCAAAGTTCTCCTCATGTTCGAAGTGATGGTTTTGGAAGTCCAATTGTGCTTTCACCTGAATGA
- the LOC108488116 gene encoding probable WRKY transcription factor 50, producing the protein MHILLFSLIIEMFNNKFGLPNSPESDCADRTKFELPDAYFDGWLHEGYREAMISGTIENPFNQANEVFDEFACNGSLLIPAPDDNRESETVGEMSEFKERYAFKTKSEVEILDDGYRWRKYGKKMVKNSPNPRNYYKCLIEGCPVKKRVERDREDPSYVITTYEGIHNHQSVS; encoded by the exons ATGCATATATTATTGTTCAGTCTCATTATCGAGATGTTTAATAACAAATTTGGATTGCCAAACTCGCCGGAAAGCGACTGTGCCGATCGAACCAAGTTCGAGCTCCCTGATGCTTATTTTGATGGTTGGCTGCATGAGGGTTATAGAGAAGCTATGATCTCAGGGACAATTGAGAATCCTTTTAATCAAGCCAATgaagtgtttgatgaatttgctTGCAATGGCAGCCTACTTATTCCAGCCCCAGATGATAACa GAGAAAGTGAAACTGTGGGAGAGATGTCGGAATTCAAAGAAAGATATGCATTCAAGACCAAGTCTGAGGTTGAAATACTGGATGATGGGTACAGGTGGAGGAAATATGGGAAGAAAATGGTGAAGAACAGCCCAAAtccaag GAACTACTACAAATGTTTGATTGAAGGATGCCCTGTGAAGAAAAGAGTTGAAAGAGATAGAGAGGATCCAAGTTATGTCATTACAACTTATGAGGGGATCCATAATCACCAAAGTGTATCTTGA